One region of Astyanax mexicanus isolate ESR-SI-001 chromosome 15, AstMex3_surface, whole genome shotgun sequence genomic DNA includes:
- the LOC125781258 gene encoding uncharacterized protein LOC125781258: MDILRQAFQETWDLAAWDVQYPQQWHQKDSQNCGVFVCTMAEMEVRGIKLGQDTLSGPQLQFLRRYHATSIICDVMVEEVLKSRQECMAADINVCVFQKLGTRGSLYPEVKNLHWVQCESCKGWLHTDCAGVSDKATRGHFTCGCRRKLPLNVDRTLHILHQEGIDGLIDNNEIKKIYEALHADEQKSSRMYLWKHPATSLRLKQRLKPKFCHFSDENTIKMTAKIKAALNLGSEIQDLNLMFDVMMPEIIINILQKNDQVSRYMAEMFLASGPILD; this comes from the exons ATGGACATACTAAG ACAGGCCTTTCAGGAGACATGGGACCTAGCAGCATGGGATGTTCAATACCCACAGCAGTGGCATCAAAAGGACTCACAAAATTGTGGTGTTTTTGTGTGCACA ATGGCTGAAATGGAAGTCCGTGGGATAAAACTTGGCCAAGACACTTTAAGTGGACCTCAACTACAATTTCTCCGGCGTTATCATGCAACTTCCATAATTTGTGATGTTATGGTGGAG GAAGTTCTGAAAAGTCGTCAAGAGTGTATGGCAGCTGATATAAATGTCTGTGTCTTCCAAAAGCTGGGGACAAGAGG GTCATTGTATCCTGAGGTTAAAAACCTTCATTGGGTACAATGTGAATCCTGCAAAGGATGGCTGCACACAGACTGTGCTGGTGTTAGTGACAAGGCCACCAGAGGCCATTTCACATGTGGTTGCCGAAGAAAATTGCCATTGAATGTTGACAG AACTTTGCACATTCTGCATCAAGAGGGAATTGACGGTCTCATTGATAACAACGAAATAAAG AAAATCTACGAAGCCCTCCATGCTGATGAACAGAAGTCAAGTCGAATGTATCTCTGGAAGCATCCTGCTACATCGCTGAGATTGAAGCAGCGGTTAAAGCCGAAGTTCTGCCATTTCAGTGATGAGAAT ACAATCAAAATGACGGCAAAAATCAAAGCTGCTCTGAACTTGGGAAGTGAGATTCAGGACCTGAATTTAATGTTTGATGTTATGATGCCAGAG atcatTATAAACATCCTTCAAAAAAATGACCAGGTCTCAAGGTATATGGCTGAGATGTTTCTTGCCTCAGGACCAATACTGGACTGA